One genomic segment of Drosophila melanogaster chromosome 3R includes these proteins:
- the CG7483 gene encoding uncharacterized protein, translating into MARKNAQAEDLSNVEFETSEDVEVIPTFNAMNLKEELLRGIYAYGFEKPSAIQQRSITPIVKGRDVIAQAQSGTGKTATFSISILQSLDTTLRETQVLCLSPTRELAVQIQKVILALGDMMNVQCHVCIGGTNLGEDIRKLDYGQHIVSGTPGRVFDMIKRRVLRTRAIKMLVLDEADEMLNKGFKEQIYDVYRYLPPATQVVLISATLPHEILEMTSKFMTDPIRILVKRDELTLEGIKQFFVAVEREEWKFDTLCDLYDTLTITQAVIFCNTKRKVDWLTEKMREANFTVSSMHGDMPQKERDEIMKEFRAGQSRVLITTDVWARGIDVQQVSLVINYDLPNNRELYIHRIGRSGRFGRKGVAINFVKSDDIRILRDIEQYYSTQIDEMPMNVADLI; encoded by the exons CATTCAACGCCATGAATCTAAAGGAGGAGCTGCTACGCGGCATCTACGCGTACG GCTTCGAGAAACCCTCGGCCATTCAGCAAAGGAGCATTACGCCTATCGTCAAGGGACGGGATGTGATTGCCCAGGCACAATCAGGCACGGGCAAAACCGCCACcttctccatctccatccTGCAGAGCCTGGACACCACGCTGCGGGAGACGCAGGTTCTGTGCCTGTCGCCCACTCGCGAGTTGGCTGTGCAAATCCAGAAAGTCATTCTTGCCCTCGGCGACATGATGAATGTCCAGTGCCATGTGTGCATCGGTGGCACCAACCTGGGCGAGGATATCCGCAAATTGGACTACGGTCAACACATTGTGAGCGGCACTCCAGGACGAGTCTTCGACATGATCAAGCGACGAGTGCTGCGAACAAG AGCCATCAAGATGCTAGTGCTGGACGAAGCTGACGAGATGCTTAATAAGGGTTTCAAGGAACAGATATACGATGTGTATCGCTACTTGCCACCAGCCACCCAGGTGGTGCTCATCTCAGCTACCTTGCCCCACGAGATACTCGAGATGACCTCCAAATTTATGACAGATCCGATTCGCATCTTGGTCAAGCG TGACGAATTGACACTGGAAGGCATCAAGCAGTTCTTCGTCGCCGTGGAGCGCGAGGAATGGAAATTCGATACCCTGTGCGATCTGTACGATACTCTGACCATTACCCAGGCCGTCATCTTCTGCAACACGAAACGCAAGGTGGACTGGCTGACGGAGAAGATGCGCGAGGCTAACTTTACAGTCAGCTCGATGCACGGCGATATGCCGCAAAAGGAGCGTGACGAGATCATGAAGGAGTTCCGAGCCGGCCAGTCGCGAGTGCTCATCACCACCGATGTGTGGGCTCGGGGTATCGATGTACAGCAGGTGTCGCTGGTCATCAACTACGATTTGCCCAACAACCGTGAGCTGTACATCCATCGCATCGGTCGTTCTGGTCGTTTCGGACGCAAAGGTGTTGCAATTAACTTTGTCAAATCGGACGATATCCGCATCCTGCGCGACATTGAGCAGTACTACTCCACACAAATCGACGAGATGCCCATGAACGTGGCTGACTTGATCTAA
- the Coq2 gene encoding coenzyme Q biosynthesis protein 2, giving the protein MYALRHLRLQSARHFRSSYAAAATTKHMLPRQPARVLIGDWSTWDKSRLQDVCSRSSSTATEPVKQQTPLQELVSAAKPYAQLMRIDRPIGTYLLFWPCAWSIALSADAGCWPDLTMLGLFGTGALIMRGAGCTINDLWDKDIDAKVERTRLRPLASGQISQFDAIVFLSAQLSLGLLVLVQLNWQSILLGASSLGLVITYPLMKRVTYWPQLVLGMAFNWGALLGWCATQGSVNLAACLPLYLSGVCWTIVYDTIYAHQDKLDDLQIGVKSTALRFGENTKVWLSGFTAAMLTGLSAAGWACDQTVPYYAAVGVVGAHLVQQIYSLNIDNPSDCAKKFISNHQVGLILFLGIVLGTLLKSDESKKQRQSSLTTSTASSYVPALPQKPEVLS; this is encoded by the exons ATGTATGCGCTTCGACACCTGCGACTCCAGAGCGCTAGGCACTTCCGCAGCTCTTATGCagcggcggcaacaacaaaacacatGCTGCCCCGGCAACCAGCGCGTGTTCTGATTGGAGATTGGAGCACTTGGGATAAGTCCCGGCTGCAGGATGTATGCTCCAGGAGTTCGAGTACCGCCACTGAGCCCGTGAAGCAGCAAACGCCGCTGCAGGAACTCGTGTCGGCCGCCAAACCCTATGCCCAACTAATGCGAATCGACCGGCCTATTGGCACCTACCTCCTTTTCTGGCCTTGCGCCTGGAGCATAGCGCTCAGCGCGGATGCGGGCTGCTGGCCGGACCTCACCATGCTGGGTCTGTTCGGCACCGGGGCACTGATAATGCGCGGCGCCGGGTGCACCATCAACGATCTCTGGGACAAGGACATCGATGCCAAAGTGGAGCGCACGAGGTTGCGGCCCTTGGCCTCGGGTCAGATCAGTCAGTTCGATGCCATAGTATTCCTCTCGGCGCAGCTCAGTCTGGGTCTTTTGGTGCTGGTCCAGCTCAACTGGCAATCCATATTGTTGGGCGCCAGTTCGCTGGGCCTCGTGATCACGTATCCGCTGATGAAAAGAGTCACCTACTGGCCCCAGCTGGTTCTGGGCATGGCCTTCAATTGGGGCGCCCTACTGGGCTGGTGTGCCACCCAGGGCAGTGTCAACCTTGCCGCCTGCTTGCCACTCTACCTCTCCGGCGTCTGTTGGACCATTGTCTACGACACGATATACGCCCACCAGGACAAGCTGGATGACCTGCAGATCGGTGTGAAGTCCACGGCACTTCGATTTGGGGAGAACACCAAGGTCTGGCTGTCGGGATTCACGGCAGCAATGCTGACGGGTCTTTCTGCCGCCGGCTGGGCTTGCGATCAAACGGTGCCGTACTACGCGGCTGTTGGAGTAGTGGGTGCCCATCTGGTGCAGCAG ATCTATTCCCTCAACATTGACAACCCCAGCGACTGCGCCAAAAAGTTCATATCGAACCACCAAGTAGGACTCATTCTCTTCCTCGGCATTGTTCTGGGCACCCTTCTGAAATCAGACGAAAGCAAGAAACAGCGACAATCCTCACTAACAACATCGACGGCCAGCTCGTACGTTCCAGCGCTGCCGCAAAAGCCAGAAGTTTTAAGCTGA